The genome window TTACGCATTTGGTAATTAACCATGCTaggataaagggaggtaatccacAATTGTGCGACCTGGTCGAAGTCCTGTGCCGTTTTCATTTATtaggaacaaccggttcgaccatttgttaaagtcattatttcaagtataaatcggcagtttttttatacaggcctgCCAGGGCTTTGTCAAAGCTCATCTGAAAACCCTAtcaaatcaccaggtccgtctttaattcataaaaccgtataatcgaaaacagCCCTGTTATCTGGTTTTGTACACATTCCTTAATTATCCATTCTaggataaagggaggtaatccacTCTTCCATGTCCTGAATGAAGTCCTACCATCATTGACACAATTGCCAAATGCATTCGTTCTGAAAAGCGACTACTGGCGTACGCCGATCATGTGACCGGGCGGACGACCGGTCGATCTggcaaaacaaatataatcGGCGTATTCCATCATGGCGGACATTTCTTCAGAGCTTTAGGGACATTTTGCTTTTTTGCATCAAACATAATCAAAGACTGAATTTAAGTTGATCTAATAGATAACATGATATTCTAATTTGGTTAATATCATGTTATGGTAAACATTATTTACGCTAAACTTACCCTTAGCACGAGTAAGAAAAATACTTCTACGTATACGTTTACAACTTTTATATTAGACAAATTAAAAGCGATTAAATAGTCGACGCATGTGCGTGGTTGTCTCTGTTTCATAATAAATGAGTGATTGTTCTTCAGATAGTAATGGTAGCATAATGTGTATTTGGAAAAAAGCGATGTTGCCAATAAAAAATTAGCTTTCAAATATTCGTATTTTTCGATTCCGGGCCAAGAACTTTTagaaattcataaatcattagaGTTTAATATTAATAAGATACCGTGACTGGATAATGTCATATGTTGTTTCGCCTTTTGGAAAATGAACAACCCCTCCATTCTCATTTTTTCTTCATCGTGCATGCTACTCTGTATAATATACACGTGTATGCTGATTTATTCCAAAAGAACAAATATAAGAAATTGCATCATACTGCATTAATCTCTTGTGTTGaagtttcttatgaaatagaaaacatatatatggtGGCCTATTTCGGCCATGTCGCATTGTCGTTCCTCACAAAATCGCTCCGCGCGTTCCTGTTATAATGCacatttgatataatttttgtCGCTCCAAACACTGTCGCTCCATGCATTGTTGCAATGGGCCACACGCCAATCATTATTTGTTCTTACTAAAATTCAACAGATCGCTGAAGCACCGATTAGTAAAGCATGAGTTATCTTAATAAACTGGgtttaaattgataccttgGTGTGGCATTGTTGTAACTTtactattttattaatttatttcttactacatgtcaccagtagaattttttttctcgTGACTTGACATAGGAATTAACAATGCCCGTACAATCATATTCTCAATTTGAACATTCTTTCTGAATtgtgtatttacaatgtacatgtaggtataatactacacacatataaatctattttcttatgttacacTCTGAATTACATGTGTTTGACGAAAACGATTCATTAGAActttaaaatgtgttgttttcgAAATTGTAAAATCTCAGAATAAACCttaaaaatctgtttttattgttattgatacaCAGTCCAAGAGAAGTCCTTGAAATTTTATGTACTTTGAATAAAACAttccatttttatatacattaaatttacaaattttattataatcagGCAAGAATGTACATGCACAAGCATTTGGTTCTATAAAATCCATGATACCGTACGTATTACACTAtgtagagaaaaaatatgtatagaGCAAAACctgggctatatatatatatctaagtcTATACATCACTGCACATTTCGATGCATTCGCTTCataaatagagaatacatggttagtatcttacaatacaaggtttattttggtgcgagacttaggaaagccgagatgacgaggctttgccgagtcatctcggctttccgtgtcgagcaccaaaataaaacttgtattgtaagatactaaccgtgtattctgtttatcctgcaaccattatggcattcaaaccgaaagcaaattgacagttatttacttggttttgcCCGAAGCGAGAAGCTTCCAGTAgatctttgatgcggaggtaaagattcattcactatgtaccgaatgagagtgtactcctgtttactgccgtgggaaataaataagcgcattcacaaataGTATCCGTAATTTTATTCAGTATGATACATCgctcaaacaaaataaaaatactcaaaaaaacccaataaatacctattaaagaattattttgcaatacatacctttgccatgagccaagaaaaagacgacaccgccatacgagattttcgatagcgtaaaaatgacgtcattccggtgaatgtgacgtcacgttttagcgggactgaatgacgttccattcaccggaaggttctagttctgggtcaagttagaaaaagttccgtcagatatggaacaaattcacgtgatcgtattgacggataaagcattcgtattgacggataaagcacaagtttatccggcagtagttatcggtcagtatgtgggacagttgcaggataaatgtTTATCTACATACCTGTTTGTATCAAAAGAGGTTCCAATTCCTGACCGTTAATGAATACAACAAGAAAATCATGatgtttggagaatttatgtCTGAACGGAATGAGTTTTGCTTAACGAGAATTTCGTCAACAAATATCTAACATTTATTCCGCCATCTTGCGCCGGTATTAGCCGGTGATTCAAAACCGGCTGATCCGGCGTACGCCGGTCGCGCAACCGGcgcattttttctttgaatcgAGTGACTTAGCCGCCGCCGGGTCGCCGGCGGGCGCCCGCTCTTGacgaatcgagcaggggtaTAGACACAATTGCCAAATGCAACCAATCTTAAAATGAAGGGAGGTAATCCACAGTCTTTTCCTTTTACACAACTTTTGTACACCAAATTTCTGTAGTTTGGCCTTGTACACAATGCGTAATACATCTCTTCATAGTTAAAATTCTCTAACACACCATATTGCACACAACAGATCTTCATTCTTCACATTGTAGTATAGAAGCCTTATACACAAGAGTCCTTCCTTCACTTTCTTTCTAATCTCTCGGCTTGTACAGATAAAGAATACATCTGCAATCTCCAGAAAGTGTCACATATACAAGTCTCCCGTTGATCCAGCAGCCTGAGAGTATACACTAAATGTTCACTTCCAAAGAAATCATACTTTCATGTCAGTCTTGTTTCCCTTCATGTATACCATTTACCAGtatacagaaaaatataaagCTCAAAATAGTTTATATTAAATGTCTGCTCTGAGTCATTATGAACTTTGACCTGTGGATTGTCTGAATCCATATCATACTGTACTGTGTTTCCTTTAAACATCTGTTATTTCTTCCTGTTGTTGAAATCAAAATCacaaataattataaacattcCCTCTTGTTTGTGACTATAAATACAGAATTTCTACAGGGGCAGAGCTAGTGCTTTAATCAatacaaaaacacacaaaataaaaatatttttggtacTTACATTTATACACAAAGTTACATTAATAATATTCTTCaaaaattttgttgaaagtCAGAGCAATattcagttgttttttttttctttttttcttttttctttttgctttCTATTTTATAATTCTGATTTCCATCAATATGTCCTATGGACTGCAGTAAACTAACTTAAAATCAAATCACATACTAGCAGGTGTTAATTAGATAACAAAAATAGAAGTTGCTTAATCTACCATAAAGTTTCTCACCTTTTCTTAGGTTTACTTGGCCGTGAGGTGATCGATGGGGGAGACATGATATCAGAGCCAGGGATAGAGGCAGGGTCTGTTATACTGTCTCCCCCCTCACTAAGCTGTGCCGGTGTCCGAGGGGGCTTTACACTCCCAGGCTCATCAAACACATCAAAACTGAGACGTGAGCTGAAACAAGACAAGCATGAAATATTAGTAggtaacaataaataaaatacttcATTCGAAACAAACAACCAACCAATTTCTCAGACGGTAGAAACACACAGCCAATCAAAGATCTCAGCAGAactatatatatcaatcaattatatatattatctaaaaattgcaaccaatcagagacctaagaaaaaacagaacaccAATCAAAGACCTCAGGAGAGCAAATAACCAATTAAATGTTATCTAAAACTTTCAACCAATCAAAGATTTTAGCAGAAAGAAACAATACCTACCTGGTGCCACCTTCAGCCGTTTCTGATTTCACACTCTGCCATTTTGAATCCATCTCTGTTGTTAGTCCTCCTGTAGATTCATGCTCCACTGTTATCTCAAATCCACTCAGACCTAAAAAATAATACAGgttttaattcaataatttaaatccaaaaaaaataacatgttataGGCGTTACGTTAAGATTCATAAAAGTCCAAATCACTAATGGTACAAATTCAGTTTAATGGTCTTTCAGACTATTCCACTCAAACATTTTTAGTCAATATTTCCGGGAAGAAAAGTAGTGTATTAAATATGAACAGTCTTTTAAGTATGAATGAGAGAAAACCTCTTTCTTAGAAGATTTACATGATTTCGTTTGGAAATGGACTCAttatcaactttttttttcttttttttttcagtttgtgATCTCCACTGAATCAATATGACACCGTTGAAACAAATGACCAATCATTACAGGCTCTCACCTTCCAGCTGCAGCAGCTGTTCCGCATCATTGATCTCGTCGTTCTCATCAAGGACAGGAAACTGAATCTCAGAGCACGGCTCTTCTTTTATCCTTTTGGGGAAAAGATGGTGAACAAAAAATTTTGAAGTAATTTTAAGAATTTGACTTGTGTTTTGAAAAACTGTCTCAATATTTCAGGAAATATCTTCTTTAATTTGACAGCATATTGGCAGTATGCTAGCAGCATGAAAATGCAGCATTCTTGCAGCATACCTGCAGGATGTGCTGCATTTTCATGCTGCTAGCAATCTGCCAATATGCTGTCAACATGCTTCTTGTCCATAAGGGATGATAATTATATGGTATGTAGCATGGTGGCAGCATGTTTTAAGTGTTTAAATTATGCTGCCAAGATGCTGCAGACTCATCCAGTATGCCAGGGGCATGGCAATTGATTCCTCTTATCTTATCTGTCAAAGACACCTACCAGCACACCCcgcccagtcacattatactgaaaatggCCAGACCTGTCGTCCGACATTCTTAATACCAAACATTAAGAAGATGTGCAGATGACTTTTGATCATTTTTTACCTGATGACGGGAACAGTTTCCATCTTGATCATCGATGGTAGTTTCATCTTTTCGTACTCGGCGACAAGTTGTTGGCATGTCTGTTCCATGTTTTTCTGGTAGTTGATGATATGATTTTGATAGAAGCTGTGGAGAGTTGTCACACTGCCTATCCCTACCTGATGAAACACCTCCTCTACGACATCCTAAAATTGGAATAAGAAGAATCAAATATATACAACACCTTCTTCATACAACATATAGGAACACATCCTACAAAAGTCtaatgtaaatgatattcaaGAAAAACAGTAGTGTATAGTAATTTAATCTGTATTTGCATAATAACAATCTGCACTgtcgggtaggtattgattgtaatgtcACCTGTTTgagagcgtaacatcatacgtTTTAGATAAAccgtgaattgtgctcacaaaataatgacgtaacaatagatatctacccgcaagggagcttactctgtaatatgcaaagatggaatttcTGCTAATGCAATTTTGGTATCTTCATTAAATTTAGCATGTTTACAAATTTGCCAGAAATTTAGAAATTCAAGAGCAAGCACTCTTACTGACAACCATGCATtcatatacaaattatttatacagttttttattagttttatgagtttttgtattttaaacaatAGTCAGTATTTGAATTCGCGAGTGAGTTCTCACGTGATATCCCTGAAAATTTGAATCTCATGAAAATAAAGTGGATAACCCTCTTCTGTTTACTAGCACAAATTAAACTATTACAAGAAACAAGAACTTATGTGTCTTGACATTCTACCAATAGTCGTAAGGGTTGTGTCAAGGCCTTTATGGAGCAGCTAGCTGCATACTGATATTGGCTTTAAGTCACTCATTTTCACAAGGAACTATAAACTTTCCTTCACTCCATCACCAAAATGAAGCACATCTAACTAAAGAAGATGTATAAACCATATGATAAAGTATTACTTACTGGGAATCCATTATATCCATGTAAAAGTCGGTTGTCCACTGCTGTACGCAGGTGTGTGGTCAACTGTTGGAAATATTCGTGCGTGATATCAGTCAGCGTCTCTAGGATTGACTCATTTGTACCTTAGATTAAAGAGAATTAATATTAGTCATCAAATTAAGTGCTGTGACATCCTTAAGTCAAtaacccctgaaatttcataatggaatgCCTAGTTTGTTATCTAGACGAGTCCAAAAGtgttttcagggatgaatgagttaaatcaAAGCTTTACCAAATTTGCACATATCAAAGCAATAAAATGAACTTCACAAGCtatcttcaaatatatatatacattgttagtGGGAAATGACAATTCAATTTCTGATTTTATGAAAAGATAACTCTGCTCTTCTATCTgagtaaagaaaatatataattcacaTGCATTTAGAAATAACATACAGCATGCCCATGGTACCTGTTGTCAATCATTCCATCAATTCCGGCACATTACTCAACAGACTTGTGATGAAGGAAAGgaataatatttttgtacacAACTGAATTTCCTTCTTTTTATTCATAATTATCAAACCTAGCTATAGAAAGAGCAGATTGAGATATCGCAACCctcaaaaaaacattttgttcggtcagccaaaatctttcatacAGGTTGAGATCTCCCTTATATTTACGTTACCTGACAGACCAAAGTGGGCATTGTGGACACACAAAGAACATTCTACACACTTACTGTCATAGCCCGTGTGAGCACAAACAGCTGATACCGATCTCCTCAGCAGTTTTCTACATGCCAGATCATCAATATCTGGGGGTGGTTCACCTATACCCTTTACAAAGTCactgaaatgtaaacaatacacacTAGCtcaaaggtcaatcaaaacACAAAAGGCCAAAGATCAAACAATATTACAATTCAAAAGGTCAAAGATCAAACAATATTACACAAAAGATCAAGGTTCAATTAATACacaaaaggtcaaggtcaaacaatATACAAAAGGTCAAGGATCAAACAATACACAAAAGTTCAAGGGTCAATCAATACATAACCGTAGTCAATCAATATACAAAAAGTCAGGGCTAACACAATACACAAAAGGTCAAGGGTAAATCAATACATATAAGGTCTAGGTCAACCAATATacaaaaggtcaggggtcaaatGATACACCAAAGGTCAAGGATCAAACAATACACAAAAGAGTCAagagcaaagctcccatttttgGACCTCCGCAGCGTACTTTCCCTGGTCTTAGATCGGTCCTTCATAAAATATGGATTGTCCTCACATAAGTTTCCCCCATCTGAATCagttaaaacccctatagaccaattttcattgaaaatcgGGAGCCCGAGAGatcctgaaaacaggaagtagTGGGCCAGTGGTCCATTCTTGGAATAccaaatatttatgaaaatgttttcatgttgttcGCGCATCAATTCAAAACCCCTATAGACGTCACCTCAtcttcattgagatcggaggtTGAAACCTTACAACAGGATTGtggggccagcggccatcttgggatACAAATAATCTTTTCAAAAATGTTGTTATGTTGTTCGGACATCAATTAACCCCTATAAaatcattgagatcggagaccgaaaacctgaaaacaggaattgggccagctaaaattaaggaaaatttgcccttttggggcccaaccctcagcccctaggggtcaaaccagactcatttatataaaatatgattgtccttccccaatgatgtttcacaccaaatatggatgaaattcacatccaaggatgaaggaggagtaagattttaaagctaaaattaagaaaatttgcccttttaagGCCCtaaccctcagcccctaggggtcgaaccaggctcatttatataatatatgattgtccatgccataatgatgtttcacaccaaatatggatgaaatccatccaaggaatgaaggaggagtaggattttaaaactaaaattaagaaatttgcacttttggggcccacacctctcagcccctaggggtcggaccaggctcatttatataaaatatgattgcccatcccaaatgatgtttcacactaaatatggatgaaatccatccaaggatgaggaaagagtaggattttaaatctaaaattaaagaaaatttgcccttttggggccccacccctcagcccctaggggtcggaccaagctcatttatataaaatatgattgtccttccccaatgatgtttcacaccaaatatagatgaaatccatccaaggatgaggaaAGAGTAGggatttaaagctaaaattaagaaaatttgcccttttggggccccgcccctcagcccctaggggtcagaccaggctcatttatataaaatatgattgtcggtccccaatgatgtttccacactaaatatggatgaaatccatccaaggatgaaggaggagtaggatttaaaagcttaaattaagaaaatttgcctttttggagcccccgcccctctgcccctaggggtcggacttatctcatttacataaaatatgattgtccttccccgaatgatgtttcacactaaatatggatgaaatccatacCAAGGATGAGGaaagagtaggattttaaagctaaaacttaagaaaatttgcccttttggggcccacccctcagcccctaggggtcaggaccaagctcatttatataaaatatgattgtccttcccaatgatgtttcacaccaaatatatagatgaaatccatcaaggatgaaggaggagtaggatttttaagctaaaattaagaaaatttgcccttttggggccccacacctcagcccctaggggtcggactaggctcatttatataaaaatatgattgtagGGTCCCCAATGacgtttcacactaaatatggatgaattccatccaaggatgatggaggagtaggatttaaaagcttaaattaagaaaatatttgcccttttggggcccccccacccccctctgcccctaggggtcggacttatctctcatttatataaaatttgattgtccttaccccaaggatgtttccacaccaaatatggatgtaattcactcaagggtttaggaggGAGTATGGCTTTTTGTATAAATAAgttttacgcacgacgcacggcggacggtcGGAGGACGGCGCTCGGCGCACGGGCGCACgtacgacggacgaaacacgatgacaattaGGTCATCCCCACCAattgaccttcggtcagatgacctaaaaagtcaGGGCTAACACAATACACAAAAGGTCAAGGGTAAATCAATACATATAAGGTCTAGGTCAACCAATAGACAATTAGGTCAGGGGTAACATAATACACCAAAGGTCAAGAtcaaaacaaatacacaaaaGAGTCAATCAAGGGCAGCTGTCAAAGCATTAATTTACAGTTTCAGCTCTGAATTAATTCTTCATTTAAATACTTATTAGCTAGATTTTTTTGAGAATTTTCCTATCACTTTGTTTGTTCTATTGCATTTGGCCTTTacataaatgtaaaaacaaGCATATATACTCAATATGACCTTGCTAATTGAAATacttttttgacaaaaataaaacaacatatttttctttttttaatcttCATGAATGTATTTACACCACATCTTACACCTGATTGACCTTACTCTATGTGTCATTTGGCATAAATGGTAATGGTCAATGTACCTTGGTGTTTCGCaagtgtacatgtaattttgttCATGGGCGGTGTGTGGTGGGTTTGCCCCCCAAATTTTCTTCACTCTCTACGTTTTTCTAAGAAACAATTAACGGATATCAAAAATCAAAGTAATTACATTACTGATGAGTAAGTATATTACAATCATACCGTTCTTACTGTTATTTTCCTTTTGTTATTATGATTATAACGGATGGCAGGAAGTTTATTGCACATTAGTGAAAACACAAATTGCTGATTAGTTAGTGTAAATTTAGAAATTATGGAAACTATATTCACAGTATTTTTATAAACATGGAACTATTCCCAGTTATTTTATCAACATAAAGTATAAAATAGGAACCAAGTAGAACTTAAGGCAGAATTGCAGAATAACTTGTATGTCAATTCAATTATCTTATACTAAAGGCAACTATATCttgcagttatctccctttcacaACAAACTCTAAATCACGCAGTTATACTCCCTTATCAATAAACTCTACAGATCAGGTATAGTAGTATATATAGATC of Argopecten irradians isolate NY chromosome 7, Ai_NY, whole genome shotgun sequence contains these proteins:
- the LOC138327246 gene encoding STAGA complex 65 subunit gamma-like, whose translation is MSANMTSTTYWGELPSVPDTDSGIAAIEREQMTKPRPMDVEGPRLHQPSSRHHPPTNDPLPSEKFEMDPIVLHTIRLVQHAKKLRQLISSVQQQQEAVNGPLAHYFLFSGSLGLPIFNENWSIGVLTDSDGGNLCEDNPYFMKDRSKTRESTLRRSKNGSFALDSFVDFVKGIGEPPPDIDDLACRKLLRRSVSAVCAHTGYDSTNESILETLTDITHEYFQQLTTHLRTAVDNRLLHGYNGFPDVVEEVFHQVGIGSVTTLHSFYQNHIINYQKNMEQTCQQLVAEYEKMKLPSMIKMETVPVIRIKEEPCSEIQFPVLDENDEINDAEQLLQLEGLSGFEITVEHESTGGLTTEMDSKWQSVKSETAEGGTSSRLSFDVFDEPGSVKPPRTPAQLSEGGDSITDPASIPGSDIMSPPSITSRPSKPKKRKK